The following proteins are encoded in a genomic region of Bosea beijingensis:
- a CDS encoding lipopolysaccharide biosynthesis protein: MRPALVSYLMSSGALASAGLSQLVTFAILARALGPIEFGLFVQISAVVSIAVQLCGLGASDCLLRRVSREPGSYPALLGHNLSLIGLTGAVLVVAGTAALSGWLRLSSGPSVETATLVLLLSGNVVVVRVILLVETAFLGLGRFHQANRAVVGFALARMTTAALACLAFGISTLSEWALWQSAGNLLYAAIGAAWLRPLGRPRFAILREELKPGLLFSSQFVMRAVRANVDLLVIGLFAPLATVGSYGVARRIVDSSYLAIDALNRLLYPRLARESRDGLHLALPLAQRALVAALALGLTTCLALFVLAPELPAVFGRQYEELSFFVRCLSGTVVLVGAWAAAVDLLGASGRQDVRAWILNGANLLGSAVIVVATWLAAPLGTFIALYLVEGAIVMAAWRALLRLARRSRLQAAEAGRVL, from the coding sequence ATGCGTCCGGCTCTCGTCAGCTATCTCATGTCGAGTGGGGCGCTGGCTTCGGCGGGGCTCTCGCAACTCGTGACATTCGCTATCCTGGCGCGAGCGCTCGGGCCGATCGAGTTCGGCCTGTTCGTGCAGATATCGGCGGTCGTCAGCATCGCGGTTCAGCTCTGCGGCCTCGGCGCTTCCGACTGCCTGCTGCGACGGGTCTCGCGCGAGCCTGGGAGCTATCCGGCCCTGCTCGGCCATAATCTCAGCCTGATCGGCCTCACCGGCGCCGTGCTCGTCGTCGCTGGCACCGCCGCCCTCTCGGGCTGGCTTCGGTTGAGCTCGGGTCCTTCCGTCGAGACGGCAACCCTGGTGCTGCTGCTCTCTGGCAATGTCGTCGTCGTCAGGGTGATCCTGCTCGTCGAGACCGCCTTCCTCGGCCTCGGCCGGTTCCACCAGGCCAATCGGGCGGTGGTCGGCTTTGCACTGGCGCGCATGACGACCGCGGCATTGGCGTGCCTCGCGTTCGGGATCTCGACCTTGTCGGAATGGGCGCTCTGGCAATCCGCGGGAAATTTGCTCTACGCGGCAATCGGCGCCGCCTGGCTCCGCCCTCTCGGGCGGCCTCGCTTCGCGATCCTGCGCGAGGAGCTGAAGCCCGGCCTCCTGTTCAGCTCGCAATTCGTGATGCGGGCCGTGCGCGCCAATGTCGACCTGCTGGTGATCGGCCTGTTCGCTCCGCTGGCGACGGTGGGCAGCTACGGCGTCGCCCGGCGGATCGTGGATTCCAGCTATCTCGCGATCGATGCCCTCAACCGCCTGCTCTATCCGCGCCTGGCGAGGGAAAGCCGCGATGGCCTGCATCTCGCGCTGCCCCTGGCTCAGCGGGCATTGGTCGCGGCGCTCGCTCTCGGCCTGACGACCTGCCTTGCCCTGTTCGTACTCGCCCCTGAATTGCCGGCGGTGTTCGGCCGTCAATACGAGGAGCTGTCTTTCTTCGTCCGCTGCCTGTCGGGCACCGTCGTTCTGGTCGGCGCCTGGGCTGCAGCGGTCGACCTGCTCGGGGCGTCCGGACGGCAGGACGTGCGGGCCTGGATCCTGAACGGGGCCAACTTGCTGGGCAGCGCCGTGATCGTGGTGGCGACATGGCTCGCCGCGCCGCTAGGCACGTTCATTGCGCTCTATCTCGTCGAGGGCGCGATCGTCATGGCCGCCTGGCGGGCGCTGCTGCGGCTGGCGCGGCGTAGCCGCTTGCAGGCGGCGGAAGCTGGCCGGGTTCTATGA
- a CDS encoding glycosyltransferase family 2 protein, which yields MTVSVILKTLNEEARIGAAIESVLTALDGIGGEIIVADGGSRDRTLAIAAGYPVRIVQLDPATAPSCGIGPQLGFQYSRAPFICLMDGDMLLDPGFLPEALAFLAAHPRIAGVTGHVEEMNRTSLEYVRRNRRASPENRTGAIDRMNGGGLYRRDAIEQAGYLSDRNLHGYEEFDLGVRLRSQDWTLHRLDRRFVRHFGHALNAYALLLRRWKSGYLRGIGELLRGALGQPRWRHLVRELPELKLWAGVYVWLAVMIALLFAMPSPLAGLAAGAALTAGIVGAMSLRQRSLSLGLYAVVAWLFHAAALPLGFLQARKAPEAWIESRIVKDVS from the coding sequence ATGACGGTCTCGGTCATCCTCAAGACGCTCAACGAGGAGGCGCGGATCGGCGCCGCCATCGAGAGCGTGCTCACCGCGCTCGATGGCATCGGCGGCGAGATCATCGTGGCCGATGGCGGCTCGCGCGACCGCACGCTCGCGATCGCCGCAGGCTATCCTGTCCGTATCGTGCAGCTCGACCCGGCCACGGCCCCGAGCTGTGGCATCGGCCCCCAGCTCGGCTTCCAGTACAGCCGCGCGCCCTTCATCTGCCTGATGGATGGCGACATGCTGCTCGATCCCGGCTTCCTGCCCGAGGCGCTCGCCTTCCTCGCCGCTCATCCGCGCATCGCCGGGGTCACCGGCCATGTCGAGGAGATGAACCGGACGAGCCTCGAATATGTCCGGCGCAACCGCCGCGCCTCGCCGGAGAACCGCACGGGTGCGATCGACCGCATGAACGGTGGCGGGCTTTATCGGCGGGACGCCATCGAGCAGGCCGGCTATCTCTCCGACCGTAACCTGCACGGCTATGAGGAATTCGATCTCGGCGTGAGATTGCGGAGCCAGGACTGGACGCTGCACCGGCTCGACCGCCGCTTCGTCCGTCATTTCGGCCACGCGCTCAATGCCTATGCGCTGCTCTTGCGGCGCTGGAAGTCGGGATACCTGCGCGGGATCGGGGAATTGCTGCGCGGGGCGCTGGGCCAGCCACGATGGCGCCACCTCGTCCGGGAGCTGCCGGAGCTGAAGCTCTGGGCCGGCGTCTATGTCTGGCTCGCCGTGATGATCGCGCTACTTTTCGCGATGCCGAGCCCGCTGGCCGGGCTTGCCGCCGGTGCTGCGCTGACCGCCGGCATCGTCGGCGCGATGAGCCTGCGACAGCGCAGCCTGTCACTCGGGCTCTATGCGGTCGTCGCCTGGCTGTTCCACGCCGCCGCCTTGCCGCTCGGCTTCCTGCAGGCGCGCAAGGCTCCGGAAGCCTGGATCGAGAGCCGGATCGTCAAGGACGTTTCATAG
- a CDS encoding GNAT family N-acetyltransferase, giving the protein MPRLEREGPGLMSQIQQQVFADARPLQKGALRPIRPSDVPAVARLFLKIFRRIDKPAGPDLQNYLRTLLLASPSYSETAGTQVYEQQDGRIRSALLAVPMRFVACGTIVPGRLLGVFMTDAEREALGAAQLILALRPKRADFAFCDSASPASCNHLLAIGGKPVTLQNLEWSRSFRPFGALAARFDTRFLGGRLPGLPTLARPLDGLLRRLKPQRRAPDRSGIRVAEMPVPTFLVNAPRLIAHYAVRPLWTEEELFWLVSLAAQNTRLGAFTICSVLDRANAIIGCFVYYASPGRTAHVLNVLALPGREAAVLDAMFRHLDETGHVEARGRAQPALMAGLSLQRWLVFRHRAFTVALTRIPEINDAIARGDIYLGGLAGEDWSRLLTDFD; this is encoded by the coding sequence ATGCCCCGCCTCGAGCGCGAGGGTCCGGGGCTGATGTCGCAGATCCAGCAGCAAGTCTTCGCAGACGCACGGCCCCTGCAAAAGGGCGCGCTCAGACCGATCAGGCCCTCTGACGTGCCGGCGGTGGCACGGCTGTTCCTGAAGATATTCAGGCGCATCGACAAGCCGGCTGGTCCCGATCTGCAGAACTATCTGCGGACGCTGCTGCTGGCTTCGCCATCCTACAGCGAGACGGCGGGCACGCAGGTCTACGAGCAGCAGGACGGGCGGATCCGGAGCGCGCTGCTCGCCGTGCCGATGCGCTTCGTGGCCTGCGGCACCATCGTGCCCGGGCGATTGCTCGGGGTCTTCATGACCGATGCCGAGAGGGAGGCGCTCGGCGCGGCGCAGCTCATCCTCGCGCTGCGGCCGAAGCGGGCCGACTTCGCCTTCTGCGACAGCGCTTCGCCGGCGAGCTGCAATCATCTCCTCGCCATCGGGGGCAAGCCGGTCACCTTGCAGAACCTCGAATGGTCGCGCAGCTTCCGCCCCTTCGGGGCCCTGGCCGCGCGCTTCGACACGCGCTTCCTGGGCGGCAGACTCCCCGGCCTGCCCACTCTCGCGCGCCCGCTCGACGGCCTGCTGCGCCGCCTTAAGCCGCAACGGCGCGCGCCGGACCGCAGCGGCATACGGGTCGCGGAGATGCCGGTGCCGACGTTCCTCGTAAACGCGCCGCGACTCATCGCGCATTACGCGGTGCGGCCGCTCTGGACGGAGGAGGAGCTGTTCTGGCTGGTGTCGCTCGCGGCGCAGAACACCAGGCTCGGCGCCTTCACGATCTGCTCGGTGCTGGACCGGGCCAACGCGATCATCGGCTGCTTCGTCTATTACGCGTCGCCGGGACGGACCGCGCATGTGCTCAACGTCCTGGCACTGCCCGGCCGCGAAGCCGCCGTGCTCGATGCGATGTTCCGCCATCTCGACGAGACCGGCCATGTCGAGGCGCGCGGCCGCGCGCAACCCGCCCTGATGGCCGGGCTCTCGCTGCAGCGCTGGCTCGTCTTCCGGCACCGGGCCTTCACCGTCGCGCTGACGCGAATCCCCGAGATCAACGACGCGATCGCGCGCGGCGACATCTATCTCGGCGGGCTCGCCGGCGAGGACTGGAGCCGGCTCCTCACCGATTTCGATTGA
- a CDS encoding VOC family protein has product MKIVTSLSFQGRCREAFEFYAKVLGGKITAAMPYGDAPPGMPITDEKYKTWLMHCWLEVGDQALMGADMDTAWAPNVDKPKNGFDVTLHTGDKAEGQRWFDQLSAGGRAVMPFSETFWSPGFGSLIDKFGIPWMINTIPAGDWQPKG; this is encoded by the coding sequence ATGAAGATCGTGACCAGCCTGAGCTTCCAGGGCCGATGCCGCGAAGCTTTCGAGTTCTACGCAAAGGTCCTCGGCGGGAAGATCACCGCGGCCATGCCCTATGGCGATGCGCCGCCCGGCATGCCGATCACCGACGAGAAGTACAAGACCTGGCTGATGCATTGCTGGCTGGAGGTCGGCGACCAGGCGCTGATGGGCGCCGACATGGATACCGCCTGGGCACCGAACGTCGACAAGCCCAAGAACGGCTTCGACGTCACCCTGCACACCGGCGACAAGGCCGAGGGCCAGCGCTGGTTCGATCAACTCTCGGCCGGCGGGCGCGCCGTCATGCCGTTTTCCGAAACCTTCTGGTCGCCGGGCTTCGGCTCGCTGATCGACAAATTCGGCATCCCCTGGATGATCAACACCATTCCCGCGGGCGATTGGCAGCCGAAGGGCTGA
- a CDS encoding xanthine dehydrogenase family protein molybdopterin-binding subunit — MNMHVSKPDRLVDRAAGIGQSLPRKEDATLVRGEGRYTDDLALDGQLYAAFVRSPHAHGIIRGIDSADARAMKGVVAIYTAEDLEGQGYGALKCAVDLTNRDGSAMKKPVRHALTADKVRFVGDPVAMVVARTVQQARDAAEAVSLDIDILPAVTSAEAALAPDAPQLFDDVPGNLILDYHFGDAGKVAAAFAEAAHVARVRIVNNRIIVNPIEPRAAIGTYDRKTKRYTLRAPSQGAFGMRNNLAAAMGVPQERMHLLTGHVGGSFGMKSAVFPEYVVLLHAARLLKKPVKWADQRSESFVSDHHGRDMVFEAELALDARGRFLATRFTGFGNMGGYLSQPGPLMATLNIGKNSVGMYRTPLVEVQTRCAVTNTVPIAAYRGAGRPEGNYFMERLIDTAAREMGIDRAVIRSRNLIAPAQLPWKTPIGTVYDSGDFPALFARALEAADWKGYRARERASRKAGKLRGRGIGCYLEVTAPPTNEMGGIHFEADGTVTIVTGTLDYGQGHWTPFAQVLTSQLGVPFDKIKLVQGDSDRLIAGGGTGGSKSIMASGSAIIEASERVIEKGKLLSAHLLEAAVADIEFTDGRFGIAGTDRSIGIMELARKLQAGASLPEDLPRTLDVDHVFKAAPSAYPNGCHIAEVEIDPDTGHVAIASYVMVNDFGVLVNPMIVEGQLHGGVVQGIGQALCEMTSYDENGQLLTGSYMDYAMPRAADVPFFSFISEGVPTRTNPVGAKGCGEAGCAGSLPSVMNAVVDALAPHGVRHIDMPATPLAIWRAIHAKA; from the coding sequence ATGAACATGCATGTTTCCAAGCCTGACCGCCTGGTCGATCGCGCTGCCGGCATCGGCCAGTCGCTTCCCCGCAAGGAGGACGCGACGCTGGTGCGCGGGGAGGGGCGTTATACCGACGATCTCGCGCTGGATGGCCAGCTTTATGCCGCCTTCGTCCGCAGCCCGCATGCGCATGGCATCATTCGCGGCATCGACTCCGCCGACGCCAGGGCGATGAAGGGAGTCGTCGCGATCTACACGGCCGAGGACCTCGAAGGTCAGGGCTATGGCGCGCTGAAATGCGCCGTGGACCTGACGAACCGCGATGGAAGCGCGATGAAGAAGCCGGTCCGGCACGCGCTGACGGCGGACAAGGTGCGCTTCGTCGGCGATCCCGTCGCCATGGTCGTCGCCCGGACAGTGCAGCAGGCGCGCGATGCCGCCGAGGCCGTGTCGCTCGATATCGATATCCTGCCCGCGGTGACCTCGGCCGAGGCAGCGCTAGCTCCCGATGCGCCCCAGCTTTTTGACGACGTGCCGGGCAATCTCATCCTCGACTATCATTTCGGCGATGCCGGCAAGGTCGCCGCGGCCTTTGCCGAAGCCGCGCATGTCGCCAGGGTGCGGATCGTCAACAACCGCATCATCGTGAACCCGATCGAGCCGCGCGCGGCGATCGGCACCTATGACCGCAAGACGAAGCGCTACACGCTGCGTGCCCCGAGCCAGGGCGCCTTCGGCATGCGCAACAATCTCGCGGCGGCGATGGGCGTGCCGCAGGAGCGGATGCACCTGCTGACCGGCCATGTCGGCGGCTCCTTCGGCATGAAATCGGCGGTGTTCCCGGAATATGTCGTGCTGCTCCACGCGGCGCGGCTCTTGAAGAAGCCGGTGAAATGGGCCGACCAGCGCTCCGAGAGCTTCGTCTCAGACCACCACGGCCGCGACATGGTGTTCGAGGCCGAACTCGCCCTCGATGCGCGCGGGCGCTTTCTCGCCACGCGCTTCACCGGCTTCGGCAATATGGGCGGCTATCTCTCCCAGCCCGGCCCGCTGATGGCGACGCTGAATATCGGCAAGAACAGCGTCGGCATGTACCGCACACCGCTGGTCGAGGTGCAGACGCGCTGTGCCGTCACCAACACCGTGCCGATCGCGGCCTATCGTGGCGCCGGGCGCCCGGAGGGCAACTATTTCATGGAGCGACTGATCGATACCGCCGCCCGTGAGATGGGGATCGACAGGGCCGTCATCCGGAGCCGCAACCTGATCGCGCCCGCGCAACTGCCGTGGAAGACCCCGATCGGGACGGTCTATGACAGCGGCGATTTCCCGGCGCTCTTCGCAAGGGCGCTGGAGGCGGCCGACTGGAAGGGCTACCGGGCACGCGAGCGCGCCAGCCGCAAGGCCGGCAAGCTGCGCGGCCGCGGCATCGGCTGCTATCTCGAAGTCACCGCCCCGCCGACGAACGAGATGGGCGGCATCCATTTCGAGGCGGACGGCACGGTCACGATCGTCACCGGCACGCTCGATTACGGGCAGGGCCACTGGACGCCCTTCGCGCAGGTGCTGACCAGCCAGCTCGGCGTGCCCTTCGACAAGATCAAGCTGGTGCAGGGCGACAGCGACCGCCTGATCGCGGGCGGCGGCACCGGCGGCTCGAAATCGATCATGGCGAGCGGCTCGGCCATCATCGAGGCGAGCGAGCGCGTCATCGAGAAGGGCAAGCTGCTCAGCGCCCATTTACTGGAGGCGGCCGTTGCCGATATCGAGTTCACCGATGGCCGCTTCGGCATCGCCGGAACCGACCGCTCGATCGGCATCATGGAGCTCGCCCGCAAGCTGCAGGCCGGCGCGTCGCTGCCGGAGGATCTGCCCAGGACGCTGGATGTCGACCATGTCTTCAAGGCCGCTCCTTCAGCCTATCCCAATGGCTGCCACATTGCCGAGGTCGAGATCGACCCGGATACCGGCCATGTCGCGATCGCGAGCTACGTCATGGTCAACGATTTCGGCGTGCTGGTGAACCCGATGATCGTCGAGGGCCAGCTCCATGGCGGTGTCGTTCAGGGCATCGGCCAGGCGCTCTGCGAGATGACCTCCTATGACGAGAACGGCCAGCTCCTGACCGGCTCCTACATGGACTATGCCATGCCGCGCGCCGCCGACGTGCCCTTCTTCAGTTTCATCAGCGAGGGCGTGCCGACCCGCACCAATCCGGTCGGCGCCAAGGGCTGCGGCGAAGCCGGCTGCGCCGGTTCGTTGCCTTCGGTGATGAACGCGGTCGTCGATGCTCTCGCGCCGCATGGCGTCCGCCATATCGACATGCCGGCGACGCCGCTGGCGATCTGGAGAGCGATACACGCGAAGGCCTGA